The window CGATGGACGCGTCTTTGGCGGAGGAGCTGAGTGCTATGAGGAAGAAGCTGGAGAGGATAAGGTTGGATAGAGAGAGAACGGAGAAGATGCTCAAAGAAAGAGAAGCAATGTTGGATTTGAAGACGAAGGAGATTGAAAACAGAGGTCAAATCCAGAAGATGGTTGAGATTGATGTTGATAGGGTGTTCAGATTGAATCAGCTCCATTCTCAGTCCATTGTAAGCTCCAATTTCTTTTACGGTTCTTTTTCAATCTTTCAGTTTTTGCTTATGGCTGGATTTGGAACAGAGATTTTCTCCGATTCGGTCTCTAAGACAGAAGGAGCAGCAGAAGAAGGCCACTGGATCAACACCAGTTAAGGTATTTCACTGATTCATATATCCCCAAATCTCATAGTCTCTTCTGAGACTTGCAATGAGATTGAAACTGATATATGGGTTCATTGTTTTCTGCCTTTCAACTTTTCAGATAGTGAATTTTGAGGAGATGGAGGAATCAGTAGGGGAAAACACACCACAGAAGCTGAGTTCTGCTTCAATCGAATCCGAAATTGTTACAGCAAGAGAAACTGTGATTACCGAATCTGCTTAGTTTCAATGGAAAGTACAGCACTTTAATTGATGAATTTTGGGAAAGAGAATAGTATAATACTTCATTATGTTCATGCCCATGTTTGTGAAATTTGAAATGAAAGTTCATTGTTCCAAGATTCCAATTTCTTTTCTCTTGGCTTCAGCCTTTAGCAATTTGAAGTGGATGATAGCATATCACAAAGTATTATGGTAAGCAGCTGGAAGATCTAAATTACGAAATACATACATTACAATTTCTCCTAATCCACAAGACCCCGTAGTATCAGC of the Fragaria vesca subsp. vesca linkage group LG6, FraVesHawaii_1.0, whole genome shotgun sequence genome contains:
- the LOC101295356 gene encoding uncharacterized protein LOC101295356 is translated as MQALQHHPLAGDHILRPKSGRTPLKPVNSPATPVNAGPVSKAKPPGQECINISVFGPSNKENGQVYGAQMIETAAMDASLAEELSAMRKKLERIRLDRERTEKMLKEREAMLDLKTKEIENRGQIQKMVEIDVDRVFRLNQLHSQSIRFSPIRSLRQKEQQKKATGSTPVKIVNFEEMEESVGENTPQKLSSASIESEIVTARETVITESA